The Herpetosiphonaceae bacterium genome has a segment encoding these proteins:
- a CDS encoding GTPase domain-containing protein, with amino-acid sequence MALINVAAREIHCKIVYYGPGMCGKTTNLQYIHSQVPQATKGELLSIATETERTLFFDFLPLDLGKVRGFQTRFHLYTVPGQVLYERTRVAVLNGADGVVFVADSQRSKLEENVNSLKELARNIQKQGKKFQDFPLVLQYNKRDLPNALPVAILDKYLNPFNWTRFEACAASGPGVFDTLKGISKIVISKL; translated from the coding sequence CCGCGAGATTCACTGTAAGATCGTGTATTACGGCCCCGGTATGTGCGGCAAGACGACCAACCTTCAGTATATTCACAGCCAGGTTCCGCAGGCGACCAAAGGCGAGCTGCTGTCGATCGCCACGGAAACCGAGCGCACGCTTTTCTTCGACTTCTTGCCGCTCGATCTGGGTAAGGTGCGCGGCTTTCAAACGCGCTTTCATCTCTACACGGTCCCCGGGCAGGTGCTCTACGAGCGCACGCGCGTCGCGGTCCTGAACGGCGCGGACGGTGTGGTCTTCGTGGCCGACTCGCAGCGCAGCAAGCTGGAGGAGAACGTCAACAGCTTGAAAGAGCTGGCGCGCAATATCCAGAAGCAGGGCAAAAAGTTTCAAGACTTTCCGCTGGTGCTGCAATATAATAAGCGCGATCTGCCGAACGCGCTGCCCGTAGCGATCCTCGACAAGTACCTCAACCCGTTCAACTGGACGCGGTTCGAGGCATGCGCCGCATCGGGGCCGGGCGTGTTCGACACACTCAAGGGCATCAGTAAAATCGTTATCAGCAAGCTCTAA
- a CDS encoding DUF4388 domain-containing protein, whose amino-acid sequence MNCVIMALEGDLGDFGLVDIIQLIDLGKKTGGVEIHGRRGKEQLSGWVFFNEGKICGAQLGSLVGEEAVYSFFTCTSGPFKLHERIPLPPPNVRVSNEIIIMEGIGRQDEWASIAERISGEMVLKLVPNPRSSSREINLEAHKWRVLTMINGKNTVADIARLSGLGDFTTFKTIIELMDAGLIDGRVEERQLTPLYPELEKLAVAGIGNSARVLLADAFRRTGLQPNDPNAPPQHMLRAIAAFEQSTTLLLGPSRARSLADQLRNKVQQATA is encoded by the coding sequence ATGAACTGTGTAATTATGGCGCTCGAAGGAGATCTGGGGGATTTCGGACTCGTCGATATTATCCAGCTGATCGATCTGGGCAAGAAAACCGGCGGCGTTGAGATCCATGGACGCCGGGGCAAAGAGCAGCTCAGCGGCTGGGTCTTTTTCAACGAGGGCAAGATCTGCGGCGCACAGCTTGGCAGCCTGGTGGGCGAGGAAGCGGTCTACAGCTTCTTCACCTGCACCTCCGGCCCATTCAAGCTGCACGAGCGGATTCCACTGCCGCCGCCGAATGTCCGCGTTTCCAACGAAATCATCATCATGGAGGGCATCGGTCGCCAGGATGAGTGGGCCAGTATCGCCGAGCGCATCTCAGGCGAGATGGTGCTCAAATTAGTGCCGAATCCCCGCTCTTCGAGCCGTGAGATCAACCTGGAAGCGCATAAATGGCGCGTGCTGACGATGATCAACGGCAAAAATACGGTCGCCGACATCGCGCGGCTGTCGGGCCTTGGCGATTTCACCACCTTCAAGACGATTATCGAGCTGATGGATGCGGGGCTGATCGATGGCCGCGTCGAGGAGCGGCAGCTCACGCCGCTCTATCCCGAACTCGAAAAGCTTGCCGTCGCGGGCATCGGCAACAGCGCGCGGGTGCTGCTGGCAGATGCGTTCCGCCGCACCGGGCTGCAACCCAACGATCCGAACGCGCCGCCGCAGCATATGCTGCGCGCCATCGCCGCTTTCGAGCAGTCGACGACGCTGCTGCTCGGACCATCGCGGGCACGCTCGCTCGCCGATCAACTGCGCAACAAAGTTCAACAAGCCACGGCATAA